The DNA segment TTAGATATTTTTCTTTCATGCACTAAAGATGTTTGCGAGTTAATGAGATTAAAGCCAAATAAAAGCTTAAATTTTTACAGAGGTTTAAAAGCTGCATCCCTTATTCAGTCTTGTCTTTGACGGGGTTGTCACCCCGTCAAATTAATCCGTTCTGCAATTCGCGCAAAGCAGGCGCAGCGTGCTAGCCTTGCTAAACAAAGAAGTGATGAATAGGGATGTTTGACTTAGCTAAAATCCAATCGATTGACCAATCATACTCTCCTCAAGGATTCTTTGCCGCATAGGCCTGGCAGCGTTAGTACGCTCTCTCCTCTGTTAGAAAAGCACGAGAATTGTTATGCTTGCGAGAATCTGGTTAATTTTATTTACTATTACGATCAGACGTTACAGCTATATTTCTATCGAAACTTTTGAGATTATCCTGCAAGCGTTGATAGATGTGATCGCCCCAAAAAGGAACCACAGCCTGCCCTTGAGAAAATGCCTCTAAAGATATTTTCTTGTCGTCTTCCCTTTCCAACTTGTCTAACCTTAAATCCTTATTTATAAATTTCTACAACCTTAATTCCAGACTAAAATTCTTGAACAATATCTCACTCAATTCCTTAAAATTTAAGCCAAACAACAGGGATACACTAATTTTTGCATTCTCACACACAGGAATAATCAACTTCACCAAATAATAAGGTTGACTTTGATTTCTTGTTGAGGCTATCCTCAAGGATTCCATAATTCCCCCTAAATCTCCCAATAAATTCAAATCCTTTCCAATTGCTTGTTCAAACACTAGCAAAATCAATTGTAGTTTTCGGGTTAACTCAATTGGAACGGGTTTATATCCTAATTTGGGGATAAGTGCAATTAATTCGCTAATTCCTTGAATATTAACTCGATATTTCTCTATTTCTGCTTCTCCTTTCATTTCCTGTCCTAACCACTGATGGCAACGAGAACAAAATCCCGCGGGTGAAAACCTAGCTATTACAGGTAAACGTGAACCACAATGAGGGCATTCTTCTACTAATTGCTGTTTATGAATCAAACAAAATTTTACATCCTTAAATGACCATAATAATGGTTCATAGAGCGTCTTCTTCTCCTGCTCCCACTCTTGCCAACAACAAGGACACCAAGCGCGATAATTGCGAAATAACCCTCGGTCATAAATCATCCCTTTCCAGCTTAAAAGAGTCAAAAAGCGTAAATCCTGACGCATTGTTAACTCTTCTAGGACAGTTACTAACTTTCCTGTCATTTCTCGCATTCCGTTGATAGTCGGTTTAGCATCGCTATTTCCCAATAGGTGACTAATATTTTTTGACAATAGCTCAGATTTATCCTCATCTTTCAGGATAAGAGGCGCAATTTCTCCCATAATGAGTTTCTGAGAAGTTAAACAATGCGCCTGCGCTAAACGATTGAGATAGCCACTCAGGCTTTCTGTATAAGGAGTTCCCACCCCAACAGGTTCAAGAGAAAATAACCGACTCCGTTGCGGAATTTCTAGAGATTTTAAACTCCAATGTTCTGAGTAAATATTCATCCCTATAGGATTAACCTAAACGCTGGTGCTGTAGTCTTAAAGGGCAAATTTCAAGAAATAGTTTCTGATTCCCTCTTAACCTCAATGCCGTAATTAACAAAGAGATCGGGAACAGATATATCTAAAGCTACCGCTAACTTGACAATATTTTTTAACGTAGGGTTACGCTCCCCGTTTTCGATCCCTGAGATGTAGTTACGATGAAGCCCTGACCTTTCAGCCAGTTCTTCTTGGGATAAATCTAGCTCTCGCCTTCGCCTTCTGATGGCTTTGCCAAAGCGGTACTCAATACTGAAATTTTTTTGTCTCACAAAACAATAGTGAACGAGTACCGCAGTTAAATCTATATATTATCAGTTACATTCTGCACACTATAAGTGTTATAAAGAAAGTAGTACAGCATGAGATCAGCAAGTTCATAACTTTATTGCCTCATTTTTATAGATTGATAAATAAAGCTAGGTAACAGATATATGAAAGAGCAATTTGAACAATGGCTTGCTCGCCTTCAAATATCCGAGTCAGGACAAAAAATTATTGAGAAAGTTCGCTCATCTGAACCATCCCGTCGTGTTGGTGGTGGTAGCAAGAATGTTTCGGGACGCTACCCTAGTCGCAAGATGGGAGTCACAATTCAATTTGAGTCGCATCGGGTTGAACTCCCAATAATTTATCAGTTAGAACACGATGACAATGTTCTAGAATTCTACGATCAACCACCGCAAATTAAACTTGACTATCAAGCAAGTAATGGACGTAGATTAGGCATTTTACACACCCCTGATTTATTTGTAATCCGAACCAATTCGGCTGGTTGGGAAGAGTGTAAAACTGAGCAGGAGTTAAAAAGACTAGCAGAGAAAAACCCTAATCGTTACTTTTATTCTGAAGATAATCAGTGGATTTGTCCACCAGGAGAAGCCTATGCTAATCAGTTTGGGCTTTATTACCGAATTCATTCAGATCAGGAAATTAACTGGGTTCTGCAACGTAATATTCAATTTTTAGAAGATTATTACCGAGCCGAATCTCTAGTAGTGGAAGAAGCGATCGCTCAATCAGTGATCTCAATTGTTTCATCTCAACCAGGAATAATTTTAGCGGAATTACTCAACCAGCCAACAGGAGCTAATTCCGATGATATCTACACATTAATTGTTAAAGAGCAAATCTATGTTGATTTAAATGCTGCACCACTTGCTGAACCAGAGAGATGTCCCGTCTTTCGTGACGAACAGACTGCTAGTGCTTATAGATTAATGGTTGAACAGCCAAGTGTAAGTCTTCGGGCTATCTCTCCTATAATCAATCTTGCCACTGGAACGACTGTTAGTTGGGATGGTAAAGGTTTAAATATCATCCATGTTGGAGAAACAGAAGTTATACTTGGCGCAGAAAATAATCAGTTAATCGAACTCAAAAAAGCTGTATTTGAAAATCTGGTTCGCCAAGGAAAAATTACAAGTCTGCAAACACCAGAAAACACAGATATTAGCACAGAATCTTGGCAGCGATTTTATCAAGCTAGTCCTGAAGACCAAGCAGAAGCCCTTGAACGCTACAAAACTATCGAACCTTACTTAAACGGGCATCCCCCAGAAACAGAAACAATCCCAGCCCGTACCATTCGCCACTGGAAAGCTAAATATCTAACTGCACTTCAACAACACGGTTGCGGCTACATCGGGCTTTTGTCCCATCGCAATGCCAAAGGTAATCGTCAGCGCAAGCTGC comes from the Oculatellaceae cyanobacterium genome and includes:
- a CDS encoding TniQ family protein produces the protein MNIYSEHWSLKSLEIPQRSRLFSLEPVGVGTPYTESLSGYLNRLAQAHCLTSQKLIMGEIAPLILKDEDKSELLSKNISHLLGNSDAKPTINGMREMTGKLVTVLEELTMRQDLRFLTLLSWKGMIYDRGLFRNYRAWCPCCWQEWEQEKKTLYEPLLWSFKDVKFCLIHKQQLVEECPHCGSRLPVIARFSPAGFCSRCHQWLGQEMKGEAEIEKYRVNIQGISELIALIPKLGYKPVPIELTRKLQLILLVFEQAIGKDLNLLGDLGGIMESLRIASTRNQSQPYYLVKLIIPVCENAKISVSLLFGLNFKELSEILFKNFSLELRL
- a CDS encoding helix-turn-helix transcriptional regulator, with product MRQKNFSIEYRFGKAIRRRRRELDLSQEELAERSGLHRNYISGIENGERNPTLKNIVKLAVALDISVPDLFVNYGIEVKRESETIS